The nucleotide sequence TTCTCAAATTTGTCTCTCTAACTTACTCTCATTTAGTTTGACCGGTATCTGCTCCAAGTCAGTCTTTTCATCTCCGAAATCATCTTCGTCCGAATCACCAAGCAATTCACGTATATGCTCGTCATCagcttttaaatcaatttttttcaatttttcacttttaataaTTGTTGGCCTACGCATTTGTGAAGGTGCATCGTCGGTGGATCGACCACCGAAGCTTGAACCACCTGAGCTCGGCTTGCGTATATTGACTGCACCAGCACCCTCTGAGAATACGCCGGTAGTTTGTATGAGTGATGAATTAGCGCCGCCAGCAGCACCTCCACGTCCACCACGCGCACCACCACGTCCCCCACGCCCGCCTCGGCCGGCTCCGCGACCACGCACTGTTGTGTCCTTGGACGTTTTGACATTGCTacaaaatgcatgacatttatcaataaaaaatgaatttaccgtttaaattttttttatgtacaacTCACGTGTTTTTGTTGCGCACCACATTGAGGTTGGgcgtgaatactttttttgctgcATTAGCGTTAGCGGCACCTCCACGTCCACCTAATGTCAAATCACGCGCCGGCTTCAATGATGACAATTTATGAAGTGTTGGAGTAGTTGCTGCGGAGCTGCCGTTCATGGTACCcactttttgttttcgttttagcTTCACTTCTTTTAGCAACGCCTACTTTGTCGACGCCGCTGCTCAAGTCTTTGGCGTGCAAATCAAAATTATCTGTTGCTTTCGCTGTAAATCTTTCTCTTTGTTGGTAGATCGGTTGTTAAATGTTTGTAGGTGATTCCGTTTTATGCACATTATCATTCTCAGTAGACATGTGGCAAATAAATCGCTCCAGATTGCTGAATGTTTttacggttgttgttgttttgactGCTTCTTCTATTAAGTGACAAAATTTGTTGTTAAATTTCTTCCTCTTTTTCTCAAACTTATTCACTGTCATTTAGAACGGCAGTGTTGCCAGATACcgatttaaaaattcattatttcgAACAACATTTAAAGCGAGACGAACATTGGTGATACTCATTGTTTTAAATAAGCAAGCGAACCATATATTTGCAAAGTCCGCATTTAATGATGTTAGATTTGCACCAATGTGCGCTTCTGAGGGACGTTTAGCTGCAAAAATTATCACCAAGGGACCATATAGGTAAGAAATGTGTTTCTAAGAGTGTATCTTTACTATTATGTGTATTAGTATAAGTAGAAACATACTGTGACGAATCATGAGCAatcaaaaaatatcgaaaacgGGCCACAATAACGAATGAATGAGGAACTAAAGCAAGACATCAAATGCcagctcacaaaaaaaaatgttgccacATCTAAaaataacgatatttttaagTACATGTATATAATTGAAGGTGCAAAAGCGCAAGGACCTTCTTCATACAGggcaatttttgtttcaactTTGCGAATCTCCAATTGGTTTTGTCCGTGTCGTTCACACAGGACAACTGCGTTGTTGGAAATTGGGCAAGTTCCTAGTCTAcagctaaaaataatattgagaataatgaaaacaaaatgcgAGTTGCCCGAGTTGTCACGAGTTGCTTCAAAACAAGTTTCCCTGTGTTAATGCGGTCAATGTTTTCAGGCTTAAGTTGCGCGTGCAAACCTGTAAGCcacatggtgaaaagaattcagatGATGTGGCCAAGATCTGAACCACTGTCATGaccccggttacgtcagcctatcagctaattttttccaattcgcTGAGAGCGGTTAATGGTTGGGTATTGGCAGCACCTTCTGAATTTGAAAGCTGAATTGCCAGACATAAGGGGGATACGCAATTCATTACagaatttagaactttttttaatacataaagcagagaacgtaaattcatagagaaggcgcaggaACGAATGgacaggttaaatgtcaaaacacatcaaaacgagggtaggaagttaacagaagagagttaacatagcggagcgtagtcaacagaaataaatatagcgtttgcattgaaatgtaaaatgccatgatttggtgttagggaaaagaaaataacagaagacttgtacatttttctttcatgcttatttgccgtcggcattttgcatgcgcaaatggattatttcttgtgagatgaataaattatttctaagtaacgcaatagcaccgtaggcctaagtagctagtgtgctctatcaattagtgttatatttcatatttctctaataaaaaataataatagtaattctaagtacatatatgcatgcatgaatatgaaattttgggTATCTAattgactaaattgtattgaatttaggtctattatcaaaattattcaaatatcataacacaaaaaataactttgtaaaccattcatttacatcaaggtttattattcagcaaagtgttgaattaatatccatattcatgtgggcagaaaaaaacatgacttgcctcaaaacccagctcatacacctctcatacacctctcatacacatctacatataaagaattcaaagcaaatagacaaacgtatgcaaacatatttctaatatatgtacatatgtatgtatgtatgtatgcaaaaattacatttctttttcatgcttatttcccgtaggcatttcgcatgcgcaaatggattatttcttgtgagatgaataaattaattctaagtatatgcatacatgaatgtgaaattttaagtatctaattaactaaattgtattgatattaagtgcattatcaaaataatttcaaaatatccacataaaaaattggctttgtaaaccattcatttgcatcaacggttattattcaacaatatgtgtcctttttaaatttttatatccatatgtatgtacatatattcatattctaaatagatataacatctaccatccatattcatgtgggcagaaaaaaatcttgacctgcctcaaaacacagctcatatgtatctacatataaaacattcaaaagcaaatagacaaacgtatacaaaaatattcctaacatatgcaaaaaaaactcatctaaacggtattcgcgtacatatacatatgtatgtatatatgcatatatgaatacatatgttgggacaatgtacatatgtacgtaaatgcttctattctaagcaaaacaatgaatattcgtatatacatataaccgcacatacttactttatgcctctacatgtgtatgcttccaaaactaaaattctaagcctagcgactacaagaacaaaatgcagtcttatgcgcaggcgtagcggccatcattctagttgacatagcgctgaacagtcgcggcggcgccgaacagtttcaattcttgtactgtacaacaaaaactcatcatcaaaaaattcattgataaattcgagctcatagttctaagagcaagtactttcattcataaaacgagccgcccatatgccaattttctcgacaattcgaaaatagtcaatattggaatatttcgcgttgaattatttgccaatatttggcaaatcttgaatttttgtcaagtcgagtggccgcggctccgtacatatgtatgcatcaatatatgtatgtaaatatgtgttctaaattctcgacagcaatagcaaatcgaaatattttttctgtcgcaagtgctcgcagactcatatgtatgtatggctatggaagtttgtatgcatgtatttatgtatgtatatgcgtgtttgcttttgcacgtctATAACTAGATTACTATAACTAGCCTGCCTGTTTTCCTCTAATATCGAATATTTCTCAAACTCTTCCagagttaaatcttcttctacttGCTTAACTACCCTACAATAAGTTGCAGTGACGGGCGGGCAAGCCCAATCAGAGGCAGCACTAGGCGAGCGACTTCTATTTACTGGCTCTAAATTGAAGCAAGGAAAAGCCCCTTTCAAGAGTTTGTATTTTGTAACCAATGTGGGTTCAAAATGGCGTTGGCAAAtaaaaaccctgtcagtgcttgacacttgcacgttgcaagccaagGCCCAATTCTTACGGGTATCTTCGTCCCTAGGAAACGCAAAAAGTATAACTTTATCCTTAGGCACGCAGCTCTCGATACATcagctcctttttttctttttttcggtccacttgttcggtgggacatcatcatagcctaattaaagtttttattttatgaattgaagtgaaatttagaacagcatacatacatagttgtattatgtaccaatttataagtgtattgtattaaaatgcgtgtaaatattgaaagatataaaagttgttcatgaGCCACTCCCTTACATctcaaccaagtttcattaaataaatcattatacttGGCTTCAAATTACCCATGCATTATCCTACACCCGAtcctttaaattcaaaagttttttataaatatgtaaataaaataatgagaatgTGCGCATTCaagttcaattggttacaagcaatcataagagcttttcaatatttggcgcaattttcatatatgtaaacctaaaataaatatgtcctttgctaatatatgtatataaacatgcatacataaaatttcgcgcaattttcataacttaattacatacatatgcctaaattacgcgcaatttttataaaaaaaccaaaaagaacaaatctgtaaacatgcatacaaatcatatggacatatcaaatgaacaaatctgttctgtacgcaagcaaatgtaagctaatgtaaactacattttttcacacttgcgtatcactctctccctctcatttctctccggcagccatattaattaatttcctactgttaacttgtgcttTCCTACCCATATTTTGTTaggaggaacgggccgggactgcgccttctctatgaatttacgttctctgcataaagaaaagttttagcaaaaacgtatttccaggcgtttaaaaatgataaaacacTGTTTAATTAAAGTGATCGTTTAATAAAAGTAtccttttttcgaatttttttttctgtcgtctAGAATATTTTAGTACTCTAATGAATCCCCATTTGCTTTGGCGGCACAAAATAACCTTTTTTCATcgattttgctaaatttttaagtaaatttaaatcTAGAGAAGCCTATTCTG is from Anastrepha ludens isolate Willacy chromosome 4, idAnaLude1.1, whole genome shotgun sequence and encodes:
- the LOC128860168 gene encoding DNA-directed RNA polymerase III subunit RPC4 isoform X2 yields the protein MNGSSAATTPTLHKLSSLKPARDLTLGGRGGAANANAAKKVFTPNLNVVRNKNTNVKTSKDTTVRGRGAGRGGRGGRGGARGGRGGAAGGANSSLIQTTGVFSEGAGAVNIRKPSSGGSSFGGRSTDDAPSQMRRPTIIKSEKLKKIDLKADDEHIRELLGDSDEDDFGDEKTDLEQIPVKLNEKPAVNIAQQIQSLVKEQQRTNSALARYPASIGELLDLPQSQLFLLQLPDALPCEDDVEEVAEKTPHEKNAATDTPSTSQNPPAAKPPPKRMSLKEMEEGKIGKLLRYKSGKVKLVFGNTYFDLSMGMETGFLQDLMSINTNREERSGNMINLGAIQAKITATPDWEHLMEQEERRQRPKPA